A DNA window from Hordeum vulgare subsp. vulgare chromosome 1H, MorexV3_pseudomolecules_assembly, whole genome shotgun sequence contains the following coding sequences:
- the LOC123414878 gene encoding putative F-box protein At4g22660: MSWSDLPAELVAGIADRITEHVDLARFRSVCPSWHTASAEHAARRRVPLLLLPSQQNSRVNRRLWSLADDSITETPMPAARGRTFLFASPRGWTLCVADDFTATLLHPFTGASESLPALPPSFHDGYQTILRDVVWDRSPDAIMVSQGKGAFFCRLQGDIGGSWSPAGLPPPARVSSITYCDGAFYLLDKRANKVTAVDGATFAVVAAIEPPDLAMPDRSRVRESTLVVSSAYELLLIVRGGCQGSKGLFKAFRADRRNLAAGWSEVADGGIGDRAVFVDHLRGFFVEANGLNGVRRNCMYVTSSYDEANDNSGWGDWGRYTVSVLDLGDLTTQNLSHGNLLKCLCGRQRPSWSMPNLH; the protein is encoded by the coding sequence ATGAGCTGGTCCGACCTTCCGGCCGAGCTCGTAGCCGGGATCGCCGACAGGATCACCGAGCATGTGGATCTCGCGCGCTTCCGGTCGGTGTGCCCATCTTGGCACACGGCGTCTGCGGAGCACGCCGCCCGCCGCCGCGTCCCCCTGCTCCTCCTGCCCTCGCAGCAGAACTCCCGCGTCAACCGCCGTCTCTGGTCCCTCGCCGACGACAGCATCACGGAGACCCCCATGCCGGCCGCGCGCGGCCGCACCTTCCTCTTCGCCTCGCCGCGCGGCTGGACGCTCTGCGTGGCCGACGACTTCACGGCCACGCTGCTGCACCCCTTCACGGGCGCGTCGGAGAGCCTGCCCGCGCTGCCGCCATCCTTCCACGACGGGTATCAGACGATCCTCCGTGACGTGGTCTGGGATCGGTCGCCTGACGCCATTATGGTCTCGCAGGGTAAGGGCGCGTTCTTCTGCCGGCTGCAGGGCGACATCGGCGGGTCGTGGAGCCCGGCCGGGCTCCCGCCGCCCGCTCGCGTCAGCAGCATCACCTACTGCGACGGCGCGTTCTACCTCCTCGACAAGCGTGCCAACAAGGTGACGGCCGTGGACGGCGCGACCTTCGCCGTGGTCGCCGCGATCGAGCCGCCAGATCTGGCGATGCCCGACCGCTCGAGGGTACGCGAGTCCACGCTCGTCGTGTCGTCCGCCTACGAGCTCCTCCTCATCGTGCGCGGAGGATGCCAGGGCTCGAAGGGCCTCTTCAAGGCCTTCCGCGCGGACCGCCGGAACCTGGCGGCCGGGTGGTCAGAGGTCGCCGACGGCGGCATCGGCGACCGTGCGGTGTTCGTGGACCACCTCCGCGGCTTCTTCGTCGAGGCCAACGGGCTCAACGGGGTGCGGAGAAACTGCATGTACGTGACCAGCTCCTACGACGAGGCCAACGACAACTCCGGCTGGGGCGACTGGGGGAGGTACACCGTCTCCGTGCTCGACCTCGGCGATCTCACCACCCAGAACCTCTCCCACGGCAACCTGTTGAAATGCCTGTGCGGTAGGCAGCGGCCTTCCTGGTCCATGCCGAATCTGCATTGA